The sequence CTGCACATTGTATAATTCCATCACCTTGTCGAAATTCTCTGCCCACCACTTTTGAGCTTGCCATTTATCAAACATTTCACGGCTGCAAGCAATACAAATTTGAagtcaaaatcaacaaattagAAGCTGTCTTAAGCATATACACACCATGACAATAGCAACCAAGTTAACAATGTTATGTTCAACAGAAAAGTCAGAGTCTGCAGTAATCCTTGAGAGCCACAATGTTCCTATTTAATGAGGCCATGAAGAAAGTTAGTTAGATCTTCGTGGTCTCATTAGATTTCCCACATACAAAAAGAACTTACTAATTAAATTCACCAAACACTTCCCCACACAATTGTTCTTGGGGAATCCATTTAAGTTCTGCATTGGATTCAACTACCAAAATATAACCCACATCTCAAAAACCTTTCTTGGCAAAAAAGATGTACAAGTTCTCATAATTCCAGCAAATGTTTGGGGACCACTTCAATTGAATCAAGAAGCAACAGTTTCCAACACAGAAATCTCACATAATAATATCCTAAATATCAATTGTACTTCTCATTAGCTGGTCTCCAATTAACACACATctctatttccaaaatcaaaactcaacAGATTTCAAAACACTATGGAATAGTTCATATTGGTTGAGTATATCATCTGCAATGTCCCCGATATAAAAACACAATGTACCACCATCTTGATTCAGTTGAAGATCccaactttctttttttgtgtaaaatGCAACAAAACAGTTAAAAGTTACCTGAACCGAATCCGTTTCATATCATTCCCTCCTTCAGGCAATGATACAAATGTGATGAGGACACCAGGCTCAACTTGAGCAACCCATTCCTTaagctcatcttcttcctccatgaACACTGTGGACTCTGTCCTACCACTCATGGATTCAGGTGTTCCTTCTCCACTCACAAACCCTTTCAACCTTGACTCCATTTCCTTCCCCAAAATTTTCGGTGTTGAGCTTCCACTCCCTGCTCTCTTATACGCATAACGAAACCTCCCAGAATTCGAAGCAGCATCCGAATCAGCGTAGTTTCCGTTCTTATTCTGGTTTGACGACCCTGAACACGGTTTGCAGCTTTTATAAGCACCTGATGCTTTTACTGCCATGTCTTTTATCTGAAGATTCACATGGTATTGACAAAATTAagtacaaggaaaaaaaaactaagacatTTTGAAAGTCACGGACTTAAATTTAGGATTCTAGAGGTAAGGAAACTATCCCTAATTCGTTGAAAAGATCAGAAATTGACTTGTTGATATGTTCTTAGCTTCCAAACAGAaaccaacaagaacaaaataaatggTCCTGTCTCGGAGTTTCTTTTCATTTATctcattttgtgtgtgtttctcgTGAAAGTGACACACAGAGGAAAGAATGTTATCTACCTGTGACGTCAGGAACTTAATAGGTTGCTTAGACCTgactctgtcttcttcttcttcatcatcttcctcttgtTTCTTAGATCCACCATTGTTTAGCTGCTTCGAACAAGCTATGCATGTCagcatctctctctcacacccTCCACAAAGATTCAAATTTCAACCTGAGAATTAAGGAGAAGGAAACACGATCAAATGATTCAAATCtaaagattaacaaaaaaaagaaaccttttAAAGAAATAAGACTTGTAATGATTTGTTACCTTTATGCGATACAGTAGTAAACGCACTTGGCTAATTCTACCTACACAAGGCTTTCCAATGTATAAAAAACACTCGCTAAATTCGATTCTTCTCACAGAGATTCTCAGAAATAAAACTCGACCATTGAAGCAGAGGTCAGTCAAATGACggcaagagaaggaagagaccGTAACAGCAGCGGGAAATTAGGGTACCAGGATCTGCAGATCAGACCTAGAAAACGATTTCGCATTAAAAACTcttccttttaaaaataaataaataaaaataaaactctctGGTGGGTCTGCTGTTCCTTGCAGGTTGAAGCTCTTAACAGAGAGATTGAGTGAGAGACACTCTTAAATCTTCACACTTTATGATATCCAAAGCCGAATGCAGAAGCAAAATGCAATAAAGCTACGatttttaaagagagagagtgagagagagagaaataaaaaggagagagagagagagagagagaggaacttTGATATTTGGGCTGTGAGATCGTCGGACACTGTGAAAGTTTGCGCACAAGTGTTGTATTGTGTTCCTTCCTATATAAAAGCTCTATactcctttctttcttcttcttttcttttatttgttcttcAGAAACAACACTATTGGCTAATTTTTCAGATTCGTCTTTAACTTTCGTATTTATGGATTATTATGAccaaggaagaaaacaaaaaacgtaACACACAGTTTTTACTAACCAACAGAATAGAGTTTTACAGCTTTATTGCAACTTTTATGTGTTTAGTTAGATTTTGTCAAGTTTTGATTTATGGTTTAGTTCTCTCTACCCATATGtcttactactactacttagACCAAAGATTGTGATCAGTTAACAAAAtagtattaactattaagtaagcaaaagtaaaaaaactagtatatttttttagaaatagtataataattttactgTTTAAGTGAGTGTGGAAGAAATTGGACCAAGAAGTTTTCAAATGTTATTTTCTctcttggtttttgttttctttactttcttttttttcctttctataaATAAAGGACGATATTTAAGCTAAGTTGTGACCACATATTGACACGTGCATTGTTAATTGTTTTTGGCTGTCTAATTTTGCAcccaattaaagaaaaagaaaaaggtaaccAATAATCCATTTTTGTTATCTGTCAATTTTCTCAACTACAAATTTTTCCATAGTTTAAGACAGTGACTCTGGGAAATGTGATACAatgttgcaagtttttttttgtttttgtttttgtttttgttttgtttggttactaGTTTAGCAAGTTACTCCTAATTTATTCAAAGTATTCATTCAACATTAAAACACAACTAGTTGGCATTCAATAGAAACCAAAAAGGGAATATTTACGAGTGTAGTGTATATGTATACATTGTCAGATTTGGTCACAGGAGCGCCGTGAAGCAACGGGCGAGAATTAACTACACTGTGGAATTTGTTATgacattttagtttttctttttatttgccCTTTCTCTATTTCGTTTCACTAATACAGCTGAAACACTATTCTAttagaacccaaaaaaagaaaagattttacAGCAATGAATGATCAGATCGGATGCtgcaaaaatatcaattatttaatttttacctTGCCACGTGAATGACTACTgtgttttttcttggttttttgtttgatacttgtatactatatagtttgtggtttttgttgtttctctttcgtttttaaTGTTTACAGTATATAACTACGACCTATCctttacaacttacaagtaatACCTCACAAAGTGCGTCATTTAAAACAGTAGTATAACATTGTATTCATACTCCTCTAAAGTCCAACTAATCCATGTTTAATTAGCTTACCTATAATTCACGTGAATCTCATCcgttaattattctttttaagGTGTTTTTTGATTACTTAATTTTATCAATTACGATCACTAGTGTTTATGCCTAGCTTTATGATGACAAATAGTATATTGCATTGCACCTTCGAAACTGAAAAAAAGGTATAAAGTGacttatctaaaaaaacaagtGTGATGATGAGACATGCAATGaagcatgtaaaatattttagattcaagcttataattaaataatcattTAAACTTTATAGAGTTGTTTTTCCAACTAAGCCTATTATTAGTGCTATTTTTCCTCTTCCACATTTCTGTCTCTCCTTCAAGGCTTAAGCACTTCTTTAAACACCATTTTGAAAGCCAAGTTAACCTTATCCCCATCATTAAGCAAACCATGCACTTTTTTAAAgttcatttcaaatttgaagtATCCTTTTGCTTCATGTTATGCTTcccttttaaaaaaactctttattcTTGCTGATTTTGAAGGCTTGATTGATGATCCTTTATGTTTTATTCGTGTTAAAAGATCGAGaatgattcctttttttttttttactaataaagattttgtgtaatacatatattaataaatagagaaatataATCAGATGTACGTTCTTAATGGCTAAGGTAAGTGATCGATCAAAAAAGACTACAGAAAAGACAAGTTGACATTCTGAAGTTGACCAAATTCAGTTGGTAGCCCATGTTAAGCCCATTTAAGGCCCAATCAAAGTTATAAAGTTTACTGTACACTTCCCTGTAGGTGATTCGTACTCTACACAAACGATCTGTTTCGTATCAATTTGCTTCTTGCACAAAATCGAAGTGTTAAGCTCAGCTCCGGATCATTCTCTTCGATTAATCTTTTGCTCTTTGATTCATGG comes from Camelina sativa cultivar DH55 chromosome 19, Cs, whole genome shotgun sequence and encodes:
- the LOC104765204 gene encoding protein Brevis radix-like 2 produces the protein MLTCIACSKQLNNGGSKKQEEDDEEEEDRVRSKQPIKFLTSQIKDMAVKASGAYKSCKPCSGSSNQNKNGNYADSDAASNSGRFRYAYKRAGSGSSTPKILGKEMESRLKGFVSGEGTPESMSGRTESTVFMEEEDELKEWVAQVEPGVLITFVSLPEGGNDMKRIRFSREMFDKWQAQKWWAENFDKVMELYNVQQFNQQSVPLPTPPRSEDESSRIPSSKNDPATPPLNKESSRGKGYASSGSLTQQPTAQTRSRHHDSSGLATTPKLSSISGTKTETSSVDESARSSSSREGEEEEEADHSGELSVSNASDIETEWVEQDEAGVYITIRALPDGTRELRRVRFSREKFGETNARLWWEQNRARIQQQYL